From Sporosarcina sp. Marseille-Q4943, the proteins below share one genomic window:
- the metK gene encoding methionine adenosyltransferase, translating into MTNRRLFTSESVTEGHPDKMCDQISDAILDAILEEDPNARVACETTITTGLVLVIGEITTTTYVDIPKVVRDTVKEIGYTRAKFGFDWETSSVLTSIDEQSADIAASVDQALEAREGTMTDEELEAIGAGDQGLMFGYACNETPELMPMPISLSHKLSRRLAQVRKDDTLDYLRPDGKTQVTVEYDEDNRPVRIDTIVISTQHHPDITLEQIQQDIKDHVINPVVPAELLDEETKYFINPSGRFVIGGPQGDAGLTGRKIIVDTYGGYARHGGGAFSGKDATKVDRSASYAARYVAKNIVAAGLADRCEVQLAYAIGVAKPVSISIDTFGTGKVEEDKLVEIVRELFDLRPAGIIKMLDLRRPIYKQTAAYGHFGRTDVELPWEQTDKAEELIAKAGLTV; encoded by the coding sequence ATGACAAATCGCCGATTATTCACATCGGAATCGGTAACGGAAGGACATCCGGACAAAATGTGCGATCAGATTTCTGACGCCATTTTGGATGCCATTTTAGAGGAAGACCCGAATGCACGCGTAGCCTGCGAAACGACAATTACGACAGGACTCGTTTTGGTCATCGGAGAAATTACGACGACTACGTATGTTGATATCCCAAAAGTCGTACGGGACACAGTGAAGGAAATTGGCTATACGCGCGCGAAGTTCGGTTTCGACTGGGAGACGTCATCGGTGTTGACATCAATCGACGAACAATCGGCTGACATCGCGGCGAGTGTCGATCAGGCACTGGAAGCACGTGAAGGGACAATGACGGATGAAGAGCTTGAAGCAATCGGAGCAGGAGACCAAGGATTAATGTTCGGTTATGCTTGCAATGAAACACCGGAGCTTATGCCGATGCCGATCAGTTTATCCCATAAGCTGTCACGCAGACTTGCGCAAGTGAGAAAAGACGACACACTTGATTATTTGCGTCCTGACGGAAAAACGCAAGTGACGGTAGAGTACGATGAAGACAACCGTCCTGTACGGATTGATACGATTGTCATTTCGACACAGCATCATCCTGATATTACGCTCGAACAAATTCAACAAGACATTAAAGATCATGTAATCAACCCAGTTGTTCCAGCGGAATTATTAGATGAAGAAACAAAATACTTCATCAACCCATCAGGCCGTTTTGTCATCGGCGGACCACAAGGGGATGCCGGTTTGACAGGAAGGAAAATCATCGTTGACACATATGGCGGCTATGCGCGTCATGGTGGCGGCGCATTTTCCGGAAAAGATGCAACGAAAGTGGACCGTTCGGCTTCATACGCGGCGCGCTATGTTGCGAAGAATATAGTAGCTGCAGGCCTCGCGGATCGCTGTGAAGTTCAACTAGCATATGCGATTGGTGTTGCGAAGCCGGTTTCGATTTCCATCGATACATTCGGTACAGGCAAAGTCGAAGAAGACAAGCTTGTTGAAATCGTGCGTGAGCTGTTCGATCTACGCCCAGCAGGCATCATAAAAATGCTCGACCTGCGCCGTCCAATCTATAAGCAGACTGCGGCATATGGCCATTTCGGACGCACTGACGTGGAACTCCCTTGGGAGCAGACGGACAAAGCGGAAGAATTGATCGCCAAAGCAGGATTGACTGTTTAA
- a CDS encoding NUDIX domain-containing protein, which yields MEARHVLVVLKHEGRWLVTRHSIRGIEFPGGKAEDGETIAEAAIRETIEETGVTITELVKFAEYVVMSNVSFCKAVFTGKVSSIDENPQLFETEGALWMTDEELVSCKELSFHMKDAGMAEIRKWVDANVS from the coding sequence ATGGAAGCGAGACATGTGCTCGTTGTATTGAAGCACGAGGGGAGATGGCTCGTTACTCGCCACTCCATTCGAGGTATTGAATTTCCCGGAGGAAAGGCGGAAGATGGTGAAACGATTGCAGAAGCCGCGATACGTGAAACGATAGAGGAAACAGGGGTAACAATTACTGAGCTTGTTAAGTTCGCTGAATACGTCGTCATGAGCAATGTAAGTTTTTGCAAAGCTGTATTTACAGGGAAAGTTTCTAGCATCGATGAAAATCCCCAGTTGTTCGAAACGGAAGGCGCTTTGTGGATGACCGATGAAGAATTGGTGAGCTGCAAAGAGTTGAGTTTTCATATGAAAGATGCCGGAATGGCGGAAATACGGAAGTGGGTGGATGCAAATGTTTCCTAA
- a CDS encoding metal ABC transporter solute-binding protein, Zn/Mn family gives MKKKSLVLLGLVMILLIGACGNKNDKGKIGTSNEGKLTVYTTVYPLQYFTERIGGDFVDVKSIYPAGADEHSFDPTQKDMIALSDADLFFYIGLGLEGFVESAQKTLKNQHVELVATAESLSEEQLKEEHHEDEEEEHDEHGHEHGQFDPHVWISPVLSIELASSIKEALISKMPDQQEAFEKNFDLLEDDLMELDERFKEMAGKAETKTYFVSHAAFGYIANEYGLQQVAIAGLNSQSEPSQKQLAKIVEQAKDENVQYILFEQNVSSKLTEVVRKEVGAESLMLHNLGVLTQDDIKNEETYFTLMEHNLRVFEQALSVNK, from the coding sequence ATGAAGAAGAAATCACTCGTTCTCCTTGGACTCGTCATGATTTTACTCATTGGCGCCTGTGGGAACAAAAATGATAAAGGCAAGATAGGCACGAGCAACGAAGGGAAATTGACCGTATACACGACAGTCTATCCCCTTCAATATTTCACCGAGCGGATCGGCGGAGATTTTGTAGATGTCAAGTCGATATACCCGGCTGGAGCAGATGAGCATTCATTCGATCCTACACAAAAAGACATGATTGCGCTTTCCGATGCCGACCTGTTCTTTTATATCGGTCTCGGTCTTGAAGGGTTTGTCGAAAGTGCTCAAAAGACGTTAAAGAATCAACATGTCGAGTTGGTGGCAACAGCGGAGTCCCTTTCAGAAGAACAATTGAAAGAAGAACATCATGAGGACGAGGAAGAAGAGCATGATGAACATGGTCATGAGCACGGTCAATTTGATCCCCATGTTTGGATTTCGCCAGTCCTTAGCATTGAACTCGCCTCCTCCATCAAAGAAGCGCTCATTTCAAAAATGCCCGACCAGCAAGAAGCTTTTGAAAAGAACTTTGATCTTTTGGAAGACGATTTAATGGAATTGGATGAACGGTTCAAGGAAATGGCCGGCAAAGCCGAGACGAAGACATATTTCGTCTCACATGCCGCATTCGGCTATATTGCCAATGAATATGGATTACAACAAGTAGCGATTGCCGGATTGAATTCACAAAGCGAGCCTTCCCAGAAACAACTCGCAAAAATTGTCGAGCAGGCCAAGGATGAAAATGTTCAATATATTTTATTCGAACAAAATGTTTCATCAAAGCTGACAGAAGTCGTCAGAAAGGAAGTCGGCGCCGAATCTTTGATGCTTCACAATCTAGGGGTCCTCACTCAAGATGATATAAAGAACGAGGAAACATATTTCACGTTAATGGAACATAACTTGCGTGTATTCGAACAGGCACTAAGCGTCAATAAATGA
- a CDS encoding alpha/beta hydrolase, whose translation MWKWEAEGQPKAVIAIVHNAYEHHRRYAWLIQKLRNGGFHVVTTDLPGHGSESGRKIHDEPFESYIDHVKKMIDIALHDNLPLFVLGHGLGATIVMHILQREKLECAGFIFSSPWLSMKHQPSKFSGVLTKLSSSMKLNHDITIELLTRNTDMYIEFQNDRDYSSVVVTSWYREMHSMMKSIMYHEESIYDTPILVHTGEEDKITDISYAKRWLLKQQLSEFHYKEWKRLYHDLYQEPEREEVYLYIESFMNNILRSLGYIV comes from the coding sequence ATGTGGAAATGGGAAGCGGAAGGACAGCCGAAAGCGGTAATAGCGATTGTCCATAATGCATATGAACATCACAGAAGGTATGCATGGCTCATCCAAAAGCTCCGAAACGGAGGTTTCCATGTCGTCACGACCGATTTGCCGGGGCATGGTTCTGAAAGCGGAAGAAAGATCCATGATGAACCGTTCGAGTCGTATATAGACCATGTGAAAAAAATGATTGATATTGCGTTGCATGATAATTTGCCATTATTCGTACTAGGACACGGACTTGGGGCGACAATCGTCATGCATATTCTCCAACGTGAGAAATTGGAATGTGCAGGCTTCATTTTCAGCTCCCCTTGGCTCTCGATGAAACACCAGCCATCCAAGTTTTCAGGAGTGTTGACGAAGCTTTCGAGTTCTATGAAATTGAACCATGATATTACAATTGAGTTACTGACGCGGAACACCGATATGTATATAGAGTTTCAGAACGATCGGGACTATAGCTCCGTAGTCGTCACATCCTGGTATCGTGAAATGCATTCAATGATGAAATCGATCATGTATCATGAAGAAAGTATTTACGATACACCTATCTTGGTCCATACAGGGGAAGAAGATAAAATTACGGATATTTCCTATGCGAAAAGATGGTTGTTGAAACAACAACTTTCCGAATTTCATTATAAGGAATGGAAAAGGCTGTACCACGATCTTTATCAAGAGCCTGAGAGGGAGGAAGTCTATTTGTACATTGAATCATTCATGAACAATATTCTTCGCTCGCTCGGCTATATTGTTTGA
- a CDS encoding putative motility protein yields MNMNSIMASQLRSLQSTVQLSVMNKALSVNATAVTDMLQSMQDQPAAHPYKGSAVDVKA; encoded by the coding sequence ATGAACATGAACTCCATCATGGCAAGCCAATTGAGAAGTTTGCAATCAACCGTTCAATTAAGTGTCATGAACAAGGCATTATCGGTGAATGCGACTGCAGTGACAGATATGCTGCAAAGTATGCAAGACCAACCGGCGGCACATCCTTATAAAGGCTCGGCTGTCGACGTAAAAGCATGA
- a CDS encoding S9 family peptidase — MFPNGAILYRRDYPSPNPNIRLEELTYWSDGFKVKGLLAEPASGGNYEGIIYLRGGMQHVGMVRPARIAQFASQGFVVFAPYYRGNRGGEGRDEFAGADRQDAVNAVEVLKQSTKVNKDRIHLYAFSRGGIMALWTAILREDISSVVTWAGVSDVIFTYNERKDMRRMMKRVIGGTPNSMPDAYRERTALFRVDEITAPILIIHGMKDDNVSFEQAILLEDALREKEKQYETWYFPDYNHYFPPAHNAQIVRDLCNWMRRQGSE; from the coding sequence ATGTTTCCTAATGGAGCTATTTTGTACAGAAGGGATTATCCATCACCGAACCCAAATATCCGTCTTGAAGAATTAACATATTGGTCGGATGGGTTCAAAGTGAAGGGGTTGCTAGCTGAACCGGCAAGTGGAGGGAACTATGAAGGGATCATATACTTGCGCGGGGGCATGCAGCATGTCGGCATGGTCCGTCCTGCAAGGATTGCTCAATTCGCTTCACAAGGCTTTGTCGTATTTGCTCCTTATTATCGCGGCAACAGGGGCGGGGAAGGCCGGGATGAATTTGCGGGAGCTGATCGACAAGATGCGGTCAATGCCGTTGAAGTCCTGAAGCAGAGCACAAAGGTGAACAAAGACCGGATCCATTTGTATGCTTTTTCCCGTGGCGGCATTATGGCACTTTGGACAGCGATTTTGCGTGAGGATATTTCGTCAGTTGTAACATGGGCCGGCGTCTCGGATGTCATCTTTACATATAATGAACGCAAAGATATGCGCAGAATGATGAAGCGGGTAATTGGCGGCACGCCGAACAGCATGCCAGATGCGTACCGTGAGCGGACAGCTTTATTCCGAGTGGATGAAATCACAGCTCCAATTTTAATTATCCATGGCATGAAGGATGATAATGTTTCTTTCGAGCAGGCGATTTTGCTTGAGGACGCTTTACGTGAGAAGGAAAAACAGTACGAGACTTGGTATTTCCCCGACTATAATCATTATTTCCCTCCCGCACACAATGCACAAATCGTTAGAGACTTATGTAATTGGATGAGAAGGCAGGGGAGTGAATAG
- the pckA gene encoding phosphoenolpyruvate carboxykinase (ATP) has protein sequence MISAKIENGLHELLSGNNVNIQPSVAELVEKATSRGEAKLSADGALTAETGKYTGRSPEDKYIVEEDSSKDKIDWGKVNRPISPEIFDSLYNKVLNHLKAKEELFVFKGFAGADKNSQLSIQVINEFAWQNLFVHNLFIRPTEEELKTHEAQFTVIAAPTFKADPAVDGTKSETFIIVSLEKRIVLIGGTEYAGEMKKSIFSVMNYLLPERGILSMHCSANVGEDGDVALFFGLSGTGKTTLSADADRKLIGDDEHGWSDHGVFNIEGGCYAKTINLSQEKEPEIYGAIRFGSVLENVVLDEKTRKPDYDDNSLTENTRAAYPIHFIDNIAVPSAAGHPKTIVFLTADAFGVLPPISKLTKEQAMYHFLSGFTSKLAGTERGVTSPEATFSTCFGAPFLPLPATVYAEMLGKKIDEHDAQVFLVNTGWTGGVYGVGQRMALKHTRTMVRAALAGKLNDVEFEQNAIFGLAMPRAIDGVPTEVLNPRNAWSDPAAYDTKAKELADLFRENFKKFGHVSEEITKKGGPIA, from the coding sequence ATGATTTCAGCTAAAATTGAAAACGGATTACACGAGTTACTTTCAGGCAACAACGTAAACATACAGCCTTCAGTGGCGGAATTGGTTGAAAAAGCGACTTCCCGTGGAGAAGCGAAACTTTCCGCAGACGGCGCACTTACTGCCGAGACAGGAAAGTATACTGGCCGTTCGCCTGAGGATAAGTATATTGTCGAAGAAGATTCTTCTAAAGACAAAATCGACTGGGGCAAAGTGAACCGCCCGATTTCACCTGAAATCTTTGACTCATTATATAATAAAGTTCTTAACCATTTAAAAGCAAAGGAAGAGCTATTCGTATTCAAAGGCTTCGCAGGAGCTGACAAGAACTCTCAGCTTTCAATCCAAGTCATCAATGAATTCGCATGGCAAAACCTGTTCGTTCATAATTTGTTCATCCGCCCTACCGAAGAAGAGTTGAAGACGCATGAAGCGCAATTCACGGTTATTGCAGCTCCGACGTTCAAAGCGGATCCTGCTGTGGATGGAACAAAATCCGAAACCTTCATCATTGTATCACTTGAGAAGCGCATTGTGTTGATTGGCGGTACGGAATATGCTGGAGAAATGAAAAAATCGATCTTCTCCGTCATGAACTACTTGCTGCCTGAACGTGGAATCCTTTCCATGCACTGCTCGGCAAACGTTGGTGAAGATGGGGACGTAGCTCTATTCTTCGGCCTTTCCGGCACAGGTAAAACGACGCTTTCCGCCGATGCTGACCGTAAGTTGATCGGTGATGATGAGCACGGCTGGTCCGATCATGGCGTATTCAATATCGAAGGTGGCTGCTACGCGAAAACGATCAATCTCTCACAAGAGAAAGAACCTGAAATTTACGGAGCTATCCGTTTTGGTTCGGTCTTGGAAAACGTCGTGTTGGATGAGAAGACGCGCAAGCCGGATTACGATGATAATTCATTGACTGAAAACACGCGTGCGGCATATCCAATCCATTTTATCGACAATATTGCAGTGCCTTCAGCTGCTGGACATCCAAAGACGATCGTCTTCTTGACTGCAGATGCATTCGGCGTATTGCCTCCGATTTCAAAATTGACGAAGGAACAAGCGATGTATCACTTCCTGAGCGGTTTCACTTCGAAGCTTGCAGGAACTGAGCGCGGCGTCACGTCACCTGAAGCTACGTTTTCAACTTGCTTCGGTGCCCCTTTCCTACCATTGCCTGCAACGGTCTACGCAGAAATGCTTGGGAAGAAAATCGACGAGCATGATGCACAGGTCTTCCTTGTCAACACAGGATGGACTGGCGGAGTTTACGGCGTAGGTCAGCGTATGGCTTTAAAACATACACGCACAATGGTCCGCGCAGCACTTGCCGGCAAATTGAACGATGTAGAGTTTGAGCAGAATGCTATTTTCGGTCTGGCTATGCCAAGAGCAATTGACGGTGTTCCGACTGAAGTGTTAAACCCTCGCAATGCTTGGAGCGATCCAGCTGCTTATGATACAAAAGCGAAAGAATTGGCAGATCTTTTCCGTGAGAACTTCAAAAAGTTCGGTCACGTTTCGGAAGAAATCACTAAAAAAGGCGGACCAATTGCCTAA
- a CDS encoding Dps family protein: protein MSKELIEELNVQVSTWSVMYAKLHNYHWYVKGNQFFTLHAKFEELYNEATAHMDEIAERILTLGGNPTATLQEHLEQSVVKEAKGDENAEDMVKTIADDFDNIMKSLKKGMELAAEAGDDMTEDILNATYQSIEKHQWMLHAFLGEDNK from the coding sequence ATGTCTAAGGAATTGATAGAAGAACTGAATGTACAAGTATCCACATGGTCGGTCATGTATGCTAAGTTGCATAATTATCATTGGTATGTGAAGGGCAATCAATTTTTCACCCTGCATGCTAAATTTGAAGAGCTTTACAATGAGGCGACGGCTCATATGGATGAAATCGCTGAAAGAATTTTGACGCTTGGAGGAAATCCGACAGCGACACTACAAGAACATTTGGAGCAGTCGGTCGTAAAAGAGGCAAAAGGTGATGAGAATGCCGAGGACATGGTGAAAACGATCGCCGATGACTTCGATAACATTATGAAATCGTTGAAAAAAGGGATGGAGCTAGCAGCAGAGGCTGGCGATGATATGACCGAAGATATATTGAATGCGACGTATCAAAGCATTGAGAAGCATCAATGGATGTTACATGCGTTCCTTGGTGAAGATAATAAATAA
- a CDS encoding MFS transporter: MTTAYKGTNKLITGIVFGVLTFWLFAQAMVNVIPAVQSDLGVSSSTLNIAISLTALFSGIFIVAAGGLADKVGRKKLTNIGLILSIIGSLCLVFATGSFLLIVGRIIQGISAACIMPATIALMKAYFEGAERQRALSYWSIGSWGGSGVCSLFGGAVATYLGWKWIFIFSIIFAVLALWLIKDTPESKAKQTGNSKFDVSGLIVFIITMLALNIFITQGDKLGWTNWVTIVLLAVAVIGALAFIKVENGRENALIDFKLFKNMPYTGATISNFLLNAVAGTLVVANTYVQEGRGFTSFQSGMLSIGYLIVVLSMIRVGEKILQKVGAKKPMVWGTIFTLVGVGVMGLTFLPDLAYTVVVFIGFAVFGFGLGIYATPSTDTAVSNAPDEKIGAASGIYKMASSLGGAFGVAISATVYAVISENSGVHAAASGGIIANVIFAAIALISIIFLVPNNAGKSVAK; encoded by the coding sequence ATGACAACTGCCTATAAAGGTACGAATAAATTGATCACAGGGATTGTGTTTGGGGTATTAACGTTTTGGTTATTTGCTCAAGCAATGGTCAACGTTATTCCAGCAGTTCAATCTGACCTAGGAGTTTCTTCAAGTACATTGAATATCGCAATTAGTTTAACTGCGTTATTCTCTGGTATCTTTATCGTAGCAGCTGGTGGTCTTGCCGATAAAGTCGGGCGGAAAAAATTGACAAATATTGGGCTTATCTTAAGTATCATCGGCTCCCTTTGTTTAGTGTTTGCAACCGGATCATTCTTACTCATTGTCGGCCGGATCATTCAAGGGATATCAGCCGCTTGTATTATGCCTGCAACGATCGCCTTGATGAAAGCATATTTCGAAGGGGCTGAACGTCAACGGGCACTTAGTTACTGGTCAATCGGTTCTTGGGGTGGTTCTGGTGTTTGTTCCTTATTTGGTGGAGCTGTTGCAACATATTTGGGATGGAAATGGATTTTCATTTTCTCCATTATCTTTGCAGTTCTTGCCTTGTGGTTAATTAAAGACACACCTGAAAGTAAAGCAAAACAAACAGGAAATTCCAAGTTTGATGTTAGCGGTCTCATTGTATTCATCATCACAATGTTGGCATTGAATATTTTCATCACACAAGGTGATAAACTTGGTTGGACCAACTGGGTTACAATTGTATTGTTAGCCGTTGCAGTTATTGGCGCTTTGGCCTTCATTAAAGTTGAGAACGGCAGAGAGAACGCATTAATCGATTTTAAATTATTTAAAAACATGCCCTATACAGGGGCAACTATTTCAAACTTCTTGCTAAATGCTGTTGCTGGAACGCTTGTCGTTGCAAATACGTACGTACAAGAAGGACGAGGATTTACATCTTTCCAATCCGGTATGCTTTCCATCGGATATTTAATTGTCGTACTTTCCATGATTCGCGTCGGAGAAAAGATTCTTCAAAAAGTCGGCGCAAAAAAACCTATGGTTTGGGGTACTATATTTACCCTCGTCGGTGTTGGTGTGATGGGTCTAACATTTTTACCGGATCTCGCCTATACTGTCGTCGTATTTATAGGTTTTGCTGTATTCGGATTTGGGTTAGGAATTTATGCGACCCCTTCCACCGACACTGCCGTGTCAAATGCACCGGATGAAAAAATTGGTGCCGCTTCAGGAATTTATAAAATGGCAAGTTCCCTCGGTGGAGCTTTTGGAGTCGCAATTTCAGCTACTGTATATGCGGTGATTTCAGAAAATAGCGGGGTACATGCCGCAGCAAGTGGAGGTATTATCGCCAACGTCATTTTCGCCGCAATCGCATTGATCTCAATTATCTTCCTAGTTCCAAATAATGCAGGGAAAAGCGTAGCGAAATAA
- a CDS encoding gamma carbonic anhydrase family protein — protein sequence MIYSYNGKTPKIHPSVYVADYATITGDVTIGADSSIWFSSVIRGDVAPTIIGERVSIQDLSCLHQSPGKTLLIEDDVTVGHKALLHSCVIRKGALIGMGAIILDGAEIGEGAFIGAGSLVPPGKKIPPGCLALGSPAKVVRELNDEDRADMERVLNSYVEKGRIYKEIQK from the coding sequence ATGATTTATTCATACAACGGAAAAACGCCAAAAATTCACCCTTCCGTCTATGTCGCGGATTATGCGACGATTACAGGCGATGTAACGATTGGGGCAGACAGTTCGATTTGGTTCAGTTCGGTCATCAGGGGCGATGTAGCACCGACAATCATCGGTGAACGTGTCAGCATCCAAGACTTGAGCTGTCTTCACCAAAGTCCCGGCAAGACGCTATTAATTGAGGATGATGTGACAGTCGGCCATAAAGCTCTTCTACATAGTTGTGTTATCCGAAAAGGCGCACTCATCGGAATGGGAGCTATCATTTTGGATGGCGCAGAAATCGGCGAGGGTGCGTTCATTGGAGCAGGAAGCCTCGTCCCTCCCGGCAAGAAAATACCGCCTGGCTGCCTTGCCCTCGGCTCGCCTGCAAAAGTCGTCCGTGAATTGAATGACGAAGACCGAGCGGATATGGAACGGGTTTTGAACAGCTATGTCGAAAAAGGCCGGATTTATAAGGAAATACAGAAGTGA
- the yidD gene encoding membrane protein insertion efficiency factor YidD has product MKTILVGIITIYQKIISPLTPPSCRFYPTCSHYGVEAIQKHGALKGAWLTIRRILKCHPFHEGGFDPVPDKTDKKN; this is encoded by the coding sequence ATGAAGACAATTCTAGTCGGTATCATTACCATATATCAAAAAATCATTTCTCCGCTCACTCCGCCATCATGCCGTTTTTATCCTACTTGCTCACATTACGGTGTGGAGGCAATCCAGAAGCACGGCGCGTTAAAAGGGGCATGGTTGACGATTCGAAGGATATTGAAATGCCATCCTTTCCATGAAGGCGGCTTCGATCCGGTTCCTGACAAGACTGATAAAAAAAATTAA
- a CDS encoding transposase: MENDKVRMYVSIANQQVYPHKHASPWEYEVEMSREFLPVFQQLFRQMDRLEFRNFLRSHLPYVPYHYDRDNHDVDRRTMMLYALIHEFTDDETKRFIEQLPYFAKGRPMITSAPIQPSN; this comes from the coding sequence ATGGAAAACGATAAAGTAAGAATGTACGTATCGATTGCCAATCAGCAAGTGTATCCACATAAGCATGCATCACCATGGGAATATGAAGTGGAGATGAGCAGGGAGTTTCTTCCGGTCTTCCAACAATTGTTCAGACAAATGGACCGGCTGGAATTCCGGAACTTCCTGCGATCCCATTTGCCATATGTCCCGTACCATTATGATCGGGACAATCATGATGTCGATCGCAGGACGATGATGCTTTATGCATTGATCCATGAATTCACAGATGATGAAACGAAGAGGTTCATTGAACAGTTGCCGTATTTTGCTAAGGGAAGGCCAATGATAACATCAGCTCCCATTCAACCATCCAATTGA
- a CDS encoding NAD-dependent malic enzyme — MSHIQFIRNLIIETPSKPGNFAKVATAIGELKGDIGDIQTIKVGTLSTIRDVSVQCTSEEQLEEIVSAINAIGEGIQVHAVTDDVLHAHEGGKIAMKSRMEVRSLGDLRRIYTPGVANVCKVIQNDPAQADYFTGISNTVAIVTDGTAILGLGNIGPVAGMPVMEGKAVLFDQFAGISGIPILLDTSDPDEVVETVKHIHQSFGGILLEDIGSPHCFEIEERLKAELEIPVMHDDQHGTAVVTLASALSACRQSGVELSQSVVGQIGLGAAGLAISRMFMAYGVKEMRGVDPNPEAIDRLRQHGGTALNSVEEIMQSCDIVIATTGVQGLIKPEMVRKGQIILALSNPHAEIEPEVALEAGAAFAADGRQVNNILGFPGIFRGALNAHAKDITYPMLIAAALAILDSTKPGDLVPHPLDPAVHENVANAVERVANEEANSR, encoded by the coding sequence ATGTCACATATCCAATTCATAAGAAATCTAATTATTGAAACGCCATCGAAGCCGGGGAATTTTGCAAAAGTGGCAACAGCCATCGGCGAATTGAAAGGTGATATTGGAGATATCCAAACGATTAAAGTTGGCACTTTATCGACAATTAGGGATGTTTCCGTACAGTGTACGAGCGAGGAGCAGTTGGAGGAAATCGTATCGGCGATTAATGCGATCGGGGAAGGCATTCAAGTCCATGCTGTAACGGATGATGTATTGCACGCACATGAAGGCGGTAAAATTGCGATGAAGAGCCGCATGGAAGTCCGCTCATTAGGAGACCTTCGGAGAATCTACACACCGGGAGTCGCCAATGTTTGTAAAGTGATTCAAAATGATCCGGCACAAGCGGATTATTTTACAGGAATCTCAAATACGGTCGCCATCGTGACAGATGGGACGGCAATATTAGGACTCGGGAATATCGGTCCAGTTGCAGGGATGCCAGTGATGGAAGGGAAGGCGGTATTGTTCGATCAATTCGCAGGCATTAGCGGAATTCCGATATTGCTCGATACGAGCGATCCTGATGAAGTTGTGGAAACCGTTAAGCACATCCACCAAAGCTTCGGCGGGATTCTTTTGGAAGATATCGGGTCGCCACATTGTTTCGAAATCGAAGAACGGCTGAAAGCGGAACTGGAGATTCCGGTCATGCATGACGACCAACACGGAACAGCAGTCGTCACACTCGCTTCGGCTCTTTCGGCATGCCGTCAATCGGGTGTGGAATTGTCGCAATCCGTAGTTGGGCAAATCGGATTGGGAGCAGCAGGTCTTGCGATCAGTCGGATGTTCATGGCATATGGCGTGAAGGAAATGCGCGGCGTCGACCCGAATCCGGAAGCGATCGATCGACTGAGACAACATGGAGGCACCGCTCTGAATTCAGTCGAAGAAATCATGCAGTCTTGTGATATCGTCATTGCGACGACCGGAGTGCAAGGGTTGATCAAACCGGAGATGGTCCGTAAAGGCCAGATCATTTTAGCGCTGTCTAATCCTCATGCGGAAATTGAGCCAGAAGTTGCGTTAGAAGCGGGTGCCGCATTTGCTGCGGATGGCAGACAAGTGAACAATATACTTGGTTTCCCTGGAATCTTCCGAGGAGCATTAAATGCACACGCGAAAGACATCACATATCCAATGCTGATCGCCGCCGCACTCGCAATTTTGGATAGTACGAAACCGGGTGATCTTGTCCCGCATCCATTAGATCCGGCAGTACACGAAAATGTGGCGAATGCAGTTGAACGCGTCGCGAATGAAGAAGCAAATTCCAGATAA